A section of the Streptomyces sp. SLBN-118 genome encodes:
- a CDS encoding PP2C family protein-serine/threonine phosphatase — protein MPSHVFADRPAPQPPERGTVDALITRTRRLRGDVDAVRRDAVTDEDDPQGRWQRALCDLAVHHLDDLSAHLGQLKEGLPQEPRDAFEDEFAEYEADHAQSTGSLLSRVGSAEWNLLTDEVSWSDELYQILGRSPGSGPMTLDELPSIVFAEDQGLLTALVTDCLVDGRPIDGEFRMVRTDGRVRTVHMMGEPVLDADGSTAAMWAVLRDVSELRRSQRAVRETRDSLQRRQHFAQTEHRLAVELQEAVLPPWRGSLQFPLDGEGPTALDVAARYLPSANSALIGGDWYDALQLPGGESLLSVGDLTGHGVSATSAMAMLLGALRGMAVAGIRPGQLMAHLNQLLETSVQPALGSAVCCRYDPASQTLSWAQAGHPAPLLFRNGTGRALTPPDGVLLGARSGAEYEQAEVRLLPGDLLVLHTDCLTRRNAAEEGETDRLLALAPRFAGARDAQECVRTVVETFGEDGREHDACVMVARIGA, from the coding sequence ATGCCGTCTCATGTGTTCGCGGACCGTCCCGCCCCGCAGCCGCCCGAGCGCGGCACCGTCGACGCCCTCATCACTCGGACGCGCCGGCTGCGTGGCGACGTGGACGCCGTCCGCCGGGACGCCGTGACGGACGAGGACGACCCTCAGGGGCGCTGGCAGCGGGCACTGTGTGACCTGGCCGTTCACCATCTCGACGATCTCAGCGCGCACCTCGGGCAGCTCAAGGAAGGCCTGCCGCAGGAACCACGCGACGCCTTCGAGGACGAGTTCGCCGAGTACGAGGCGGACCACGCCCAGAGCACCGGATCGCTCCTGAGCCGGGTCGGCAGCGCAGAATGGAATCTTCTCACCGACGAGGTGAGCTGGTCCGACGAGCTGTACCAGATCCTCGGGCGCTCTCCGGGCAGCGGCCCCATGACCCTGGACGAGCTGCCGTCCATTGTGTTCGCGGAGGACCAGGGACTGCTCACCGCGCTGGTGACGGACTGTCTGGTGGACGGTCGGCCCATCGACGGAGAGTTCCGCATGGTGCGCACCGACGGCCGGGTCCGCACCGTCCATATGATGGGCGAGCCCGTGCTCGACGCCGACGGATCGACCGCCGCCATGTGGGCGGTGCTGCGGGACGTCAGCGAGCTGCGCCGCAGCCAGCGCGCGGTCCGTGAGACCCGCGATTCACTGCAGCGCCGGCAGCACTTCGCGCAGACGGAGCACCGGCTCGCGGTCGAGCTCCAGGAGGCCGTGCTTCCGCCCTGGCGGGGATCCTTGCAGTTCCCGCTCGACGGCGAGGGGCCCACCGCGCTCGATGTCGCGGCGCGCTATCTGCCGTCCGCCAACAGCGCGTTGATCGGCGGCGACTGGTACGACGCGCTCCAACTGCCCGGTGGCGAGTCACTGTTGAGCGTCGGCGACCTGACCGGCCACGGCGTGAGTGCGACATCGGCGATGGCGATGCTGCTGGGCGCGCTGCGGGGAATGGCCGTTGCGGGGATCAGGCCCGGACAGCTCATGGCCCATCTCAACCAGCTTCTGGAGACCTCGGTGCAGCCCGCCCTGGGCAGTGCGGTGTGCTGCCGCTACGACCCGGCGAGCCAGACCCTGTCCTGGGCGCAGGCGGGGCACCCCGCCCCGCTGCTGTTCCGCAACGGGACGGGGCGAGCCCTGACGCCGCCCGACGGGGTGCTCCTCGGCGCGAGGTCCGGTGCCGAGTACGAGCAGGCCGAAGTGCGGCTGCTCCCCGGCGATCTGCTCGTCCTGCACACCGACTGCCTGACACGCAGGAACGCCGCCGAGGAGGGCGAAACGGACCGGCTGCTCGCGCTGGCACCGCGGTTCGCCGGGGCCCGCGACGCTCAGGAGTGCGTGCGGACGGTCGTCGAGACATTCGGTGAGGACGGCCGTGAGCACGACGCCTGCGTGATGGTCGCGAGGATCGGCGCGTAG
- a CDS encoding DUF4440 domain-containing protein, whose product MYDEAEQSVDAAVEGELHLLDPMVRASPDDVLELLDPEFFEFGASGQRWDRTTILSTTTPVPGEPVNPVAVSDLHGRLLAPGLVQVTYVSDESGRRARRSSLWRRNPEGWRLYFHQGTPIGSE is encoded by the coding sequence ATGTACGACGAGGCGGAACAATCGGTCGACGCGGCGGTCGAGGGGGAACTCCACCTGCTCGATCCGATGGTGCGGGCTTCGCCGGACGACGTCCTGGAGCTGCTCGATCCGGAGTTCTTCGAATTCGGGGCATCGGGGCAGCGCTGGGACCGTACGACCATTCTGAGCACGACCACACCCGTTCCGGGCGAACCGGTGAACCCCGTCGCTGTCAGTGACCTTCATGGCCGGCTGCTGGCTCCCGGGCTCGTTCAGGTGACGTATGTGTCCGACGAGAGCGGTCGCCGGGCCCGCCGCAGCTCCCTGTGGCGCAGGAACCCTGAGGGCTGGCGGCTGTATTTCCACCAGGGGACGCCGATCGGCTCGGAGTAG
- a CDS encoding N-acetylmuramoyl-L-alanine amidase — MQGSAPTEVRSVRRRRLRAGGAVASAALLLPLVSAGPSATAERRTGDALQSDFAAAAVKYRVPQSVLLGVSYLQSRWDTHGGAASVTGGYGPMHLTDARTALAEAPHHSHGGEDARGDDARRAPRTAEAGLLRASELPGRLRTLDRAAQLSGYSAEQLRENPAANVSGGAALLADAQKKLGRPLSEDPADWYGAVARFSGADDIATATTYANDVFDVIRTGESRITDSGQRVALAADPAVAADPAQAADLGLRTANAQKTECPLTVACEWIPAPYEEFGDNDYGNHDLADRPASQSVKYIIIHDTEGSWDTTVKLVQDPTYVSWQYTLRSSDGHIAQHVPLKDVAWHAGNWYVNAKSVGLEHEGFLVSPDAWYTEAMYRSSARLVRYLAKRYAVPLDRQHILGHDNVPGTTAATIRGMHTDPGPYWDWSHYFRLLGRPFTPTAGPSSDVVTIRPDYARNQPVYTGCVKPADACVPHGSGAVRLHTAPAEDAPLVRDIGLRPDGGDSTTGVNDTGARASTGQQYAVAGREGDWTAIWYLGQKAWFHNPRTQPTAVSALGLMLTPKPGATEIPVYGRAYPEAAAYPAGVPVQAISPLPYKLLAGQRYVVGDRTPGEYLYATTFDTAGHTVVRGKEPYYEIQFGHRVAFVKASDVTLVLR, encoded by the coding sequence TTGCAAGGATCCGCCCCCACAGAAGTCAGAAGCGTCCGCCGGCGCAGGCTGAGGGCAGGGGGCGCGGTGGCGTCCGCCGCCCTGCTGCTGCCACTGGTCTCGGCCGGTCCTTCGGCCACCGCGGAACGGCGCACCGGCGACGCGCTGCAGAGCGACTTCGCCGCAGCCGCCGTGAAGTACCGGGTGCCGCAGAGCGTGCTGCTCGGGGTCTCGTATCTCCAGTCCCGCTGGGACACGCACGGCGGCGCCGCGAGCGTCACGGGCGGCTACGGGCCGATGCATCTCACGGACGCCAGGACCGCGCTGGCCGAGGCGCCGCACCATTCGCACGGCGGCGAGGACGCGCGCGGCGACGATGCCCGGCGGGCGCCGAGGACCGCCGAGGCGGGGCTTTTACGGGCGTCCGAACTCCCGGGCCGTCTGCGGACCCTGGACCGGGCCGCGCAGTTGTCGGGGTACTCCGCCGAGCAGCTTCGGGAGAATCCTGCCGCCAATGTGAGCGGTGGAGCGGCCCTGCTCGCCGACGCGCAGAAGAAGCTCGGCCGCCCGCTGAGTGAGGACCCGGCGGACTGGTACGGCGCGGTGGCACGTTTCTCCGGCGCCGACGACATCGCGACCGCCACGACGTACGCCAACGACGTCTTCGACGTGATCCGCACCGGCGAGTCGCGGATCACGGACAGCGGTCAGCGGGTCGCGCTCGCGGCCGACCCGGCCGTGGCCGCCGATCCCGCGCAGGCGGCAGACCTCGGGCTGCGGACGGCCAACGCCCAGAAGACGGAGTGCCCGCTGACGGTGGCCTGCGAGTGGATTCCCGCGCCCTACGAGGAGTTCGGCGACAACGACTACGGCAATCACGATCTGGCGGACCGGCCCGCGTCCCAGTCGGTGAAGTACATCATCATCCACGACACCGAAGGCTCCTGGGACACCACTGTCAAGCTGGTCCAGGACCCGACGTATGTCTCCTGGCAGTACACGCTGCGCTCCTCGGACGGGCACATCGCCCAGCACGTGCCGCTCAAGGACGTGGCCTGGCACGCAGGCAACTGGTACGTCAACGCCAAGTCGGTTGGGCTGGAGCACGAGGGCTTCCTTGTCTCGCCCGACGCCTGGTACACCGAGGCGATGTACCGCTCGTCGGCCCGGCTGGTGAGGTATCTCGCGAAGAGGTACGCCGTGCCGCTGGACCGCCAGCACATTCTGGGGCACGACAATGTGCCGGGCACGACGGCCGCGACGATCCGCGGGATGCACACCGATCCGGGGCCCTACTGGGACTGGTCGCACTACTTCCGGCTGCTGGGCCGCCCGTTCACGCCGACCGCGGGACCGAGCAGTGATGTGGTGACGATCCGCCCGGACTACGCGAGGAACCAGCCGGTGTACACGGGCTGTGTGAAGCCCGCCGACGCCTGTGTACCGCACGGCTCGGGCGCGGTACGGCTGCACACCGCCCCCGCCGAGGATGCGCCGCTGGTCAGGGACATCGGTCTGCGCCCCGACGGCGGGGACTCCACGACCGGCGTCAACGACACGGGAGCGCGGGCCTCGACGGGCCAGCAGTACGCGGTTGCCGGTCGTGAGGGCGACTGGACGGCGATCTGGTACCTCGGGCAGAAGGCGTGGTTCCACAACCCGCGCACACAACCGACGGCGGTGAGCGCCCTGGGCCTGATGCTCACGCCGAAGCCGGGTGCGACCGAGATCCCGGTGTACGGGCGCGCGTACCCCGAGGCGGCGGCGTACCCCGCCGGTGTCCCGGTGCAGGCGATCTCACCGCTGCCGTACAAGCTCCTCGCCGGCCAGCGGTATGTGGTGGGTGACCGGACACCCGGTGAGTATCTGTACGCGACGACGTTCGACACCGCCGGACACACGGTGGTGCGCGGCAAGGAGCCTTACTACGAGATCCAGTTCGGGCACCGGGTCGCCTTCGTGAAGGCCTCCGACGTGACCCTGGTGCTGCGGTAG
- a CDS encoding AAA family ATPase: MTRRAGRTRRRLFEREAELAAVDEALSELTGLGADDLDPPERPGGALLAFAGHAGLGKTTLLAEVRRRAAAKGCTVLSARGGDQEQQVAFHVARQLIQPQLAGSSDAALKLQLGSWYAIVGPALGLCTAGAGAPPDPQGLRDGLDWVLAHLAARRAPLVLVLDDAHWADPESLSWLAAFAPRAEQLPMLLVVAYRPEELPHYARQFRDLPGRAGQRPIDLEPLTAPAVGRLVREQLGAHADDAFCRECWAVTAGNPFEAVELTAKVSDRGLEPNEAGAHLLRDLAAAVKGSGLIERIERLGTSTVRLAWAGAVLGTEIQPALAASVAGLGTEEAADAADRLRDARILTGPATADGTLEFVHPLIATAVYRAIPDAARVALHGQAAWSVLDAGLGSTSAARHLMETHPESDPWVVHQLRRAARETLRAGAPDAARRHLARALREPPAHEDRAAVLYELGCASLLTEPATTVNHLRAALEEPIADPALRQGIVYRLSQVLAHSDRLGEASDTLAREARLTSDPRTRLRMQSEKFMWDAFRADEPDSPARSRHLARLADRLTGRDLTERYIIGLRAWDAMLRAEPAAVALGHAERALQGGLSWAVEDRGFEVPVLVALTFMYGDRPGRAEELFAAGTAEFERQGWRGAHLSFAYTLLAYIRFRRGRLAEAEDFVRAGLRLAERVGPRTPVEWYALGTLVEVLLARGRTDEAVQVAEDHDFGEPFPAAVTFPDSQTVYGELLLARGRAKEAAVELAAAGRRLDPRGMRNPAWCPWQLHLALAEAQDDPERARATALEAVRRARRFATASAVGQALRVAAEVSGGTERTALLEEAVTHLERSPAAYELARALVNLGTHLRRTGRSKDAAEHLYRGLEAAGQCGADGLADAARDELAAAGLRPRRLRAIETDALTTRERTAAVLTAQGRDRSFVAAALHVDEQTVTRLLSAVYRKAGTDEAGLADAIGSGRSEGREGGRGQ; encoded by the coding sequence ATGACGCGACGCGCGGGCAGAACCAGGCGTCGGCTCTTCGAGCGTGAAGCCGAACTGGCTGCCGTGGACGAGGCGTTGAGCGAGCTGACAGGTCTCGGCGCGGACGACCTGGACCCTCCCGAGCGGCCGGGCGGTGCCCTGCTCGCCTTCGCCGGTCACGCCGGTCTCGGCAAGACGACCCTGCTCGCCGAGGTACGCCGCCGTGCCGCGGCGAAGGGCTGCACCGTGCTCTCCGCGCGCGGCGGCGACCAGGAGCAGCAGGTCGCCTTCCATGTCGCACGCCAGCTGATCCAGCCCCAGCTCGCCGGTTCGTCCGATGCCGCCCTCAAGCTGCAGCTGGGGAGTTGGTACGCGATCGTGGGACCCGCACTCGGCCTGTGCACGGCCGGGGCGGGCGCCCCGCCCGACCCCCAGGGCCTGCGGGACGGCCTCGACTGGGTCCTTGCCCACCTGGCCGCCCGGCGTGCCCCGCTCGTCCTCGTACTCGACGACGCCCACTGGGCGGACCCGGAGTCGCTGAGCTGGCTCGCCGCCTTCGCGCCCAGGGCCGAACAGCTGCCGATGCTGCTCGTCGTGGCCTACCGCCCCGAGGAACTCCCGCACTACGCACGGCAGTTCCGTGATCTCCCGGGCCGGGCCGGGCAGCGCCCCATCGACCTCGAACCGCTCACGGCGCCCGCCGTGGGCCGACTGGTGCGCGAACAGCTGGGTGCACACGCCGACGACGCGTTCTGCCGCGAATGCTGGGCCGTCACCGCGGGCAACCCCTTCGAGGCCGTCGAACTCACGGCCAAGGTCAGCGACCGCGGACTCGAACCCAACGAAGCGGGCGCCCACCTCCTGCGCGACCTCGCCGCCGCCGTCAAGGGCAGCGGACTCATCGAACGCATCGAACGCCTCGGAACCTCCACCGTGCGTCTCGCCTGGGCCGGAGCCGTACTCGGCACCGAGATCCAGCCGGCCCTCGCCGCGAGCGTCGCGGGCCTGGGCACAGAAGAGGCCGCCGACGCGGCCGACCGCCTGCGTGACGCCCGTATCCTCACCGGTCCCGCGACCGCCGACGGCACTCTCGAATTCGTCCACCCGCTGATCGCCACCGCCGTCTACCGGGCCATCCCCGACGCCGCACGCGTCGCCCTGCACGGCCAGGCCGCCTGGTCCGTCCTCGACGCCGGACTGGGCTCCACGTCCGCCGCCCGCCACCTCATGGAGACCCACCCCGAGTCAGACCCGTGGGTGGTCCACCAGCTGCGCCGGGCCGCGCGCGAGACGCTGCGCGCCGGAGCCCCCGACGCCGCCCGCCGCCACCTCGCCCGCGCCCTGCGCGAACCTCCGGCCCATGAGGACCGGGCCGCCGTCCTGTACGAACTGGGCTGCGCATCGCTGCTCACCGAGCCCGCCACCACCGTCAACCACCTGCGCGCGGCCCTCGAAGAGCCCATCGCCGACCCGGCCCTGCGCCAGGGCATCGTCTACCGGCTCTCCCAGGTACTGGCCCACTCCGACCGGCTCGGCGAAGCCTCCGACACCCTCGCCCGTGAGGCGCGCCTCACCAGCGATCCACGCACCCGGCTGCGGATGCAGTCCGAGAAGTTCATGTGGGACGCCTTCCGCGCCGACGAGCCCGACTCGCCCGCCCGCTCCCGCCACCTGGCCAGGCTCGCCGACCGCCTCACCGGACGCGATCTCACCGAGCGGTACATCATCGGGCTGCGCGCATGGGACGCCATGCTGCGCGCCGAACCGGCGGCCGTCGCCCTCGGCCACGCCGAACGGGCCCTGCAGGGCGGCCTCAGCTGGGCCGTAGAGGACCGCGGCTTCGAGGTCCCCGTGCTGGTCGCGCTCACCTTCATGTACGGCGACCGGCCGGGCCGCGCCGAGGAGCTCTTCGCCGCCGGGACCGCGGAGTTCGAGCGCCAGGGCTGGCGTGGCGCCCACCTCTCCTTCGCGTACACCCTGCTCGCGTACATCCGCTTCCGGCGAGGACGTCTGGCCGAGGCGGAGGACTTCGTACGCGCCGGGCTGCGGCTCGCCGAACGAGTCGGGCCGCGCACCCCCGTCGAGTGGTATGCGCTGGGCACCCTCGTCGAGGTGCTGCTGGCCAGAGGGCGTACCGACGAGGCGGTGCAGGTCGCCGAGGACCATGACTTCGGCGAACCGTTCCCCGCGGCCGTGACCTTCCCGGACTCCCAGACCGTGTACGGCGAGCTCCTGCTGGCCCGCGGCCGTGCCAAAGAGGCAGCCGTCGAACTGGCCGCCGCGGGCAGGCGGCTCGACCCGCGCGGCATGCGCAACCCCGCCTGGTGCCCCTGGCAGCTCCATCTCGCCCTCGCCGAGGCGCAGGACGATCCGGAGCGGGCCCGCGCCACCGCCCTGGAGGCGGTGCGGCGAGCCCGCCGCTTCGCCACCGCCTCCGCCGTCGGCCAGGCCCTGCGCGTGGCCGCCGAAGTCTCCGGCGGCACCGAAAGGACCGCCCTGCTCGAAGAGGCGGTCACCCATCTGGAGCGCTCACCGGCCGCTTACGAACTCGCCCGGGCCCTCGTCAACCTCGGTACCCACCTGCGCCGCACCGGCCGCTCGAAGGACGCCGCCGAGCATCTCTACCGCGGCCTGGAGGCGGCCGGACAGTGCGGCGCCGACGGGCTCGCCGACGCCGCCCGTGACGAGCTGGCGGCGGCCGGATTGCGCCCGCGCAGGTTGCGTGCCATCGAAACCGACGCGCTGACCACGCGCGAGCGGACCGCCGCCGTCCTCACCGCCCAGGGCCGCGACCGGTCATTCGTCGCCGCCGCTCTCCATGTCGACGAGCAGACCGTGACCAGGCTGCTTTCGGCCGTGTACCGCAAGGCCGGCACCGACGAGGCGGGCCTGGCGGACGCCATCGGCAGCGGCCGGTCCGAGGGGCGGGAGGGCGGCCGTGGACAGTGA
- a CDS encoding GNAT family N-acetyltransferase, which translates to MTSESTAQDPAHADGVRPREAVFEQVVEGFGTVRVVPVDPAADAGLIHSWVTEERARYWGMTDHSREQVLETYEYLDSLTTHHAFLVHRDGEPVALFQSYEPDADPVGECYDVQPGDFGIHLLIGPANGATERGFTGNLLAAFTAYVLADPAHRRIVVEPDARNTKAIERMVRAGFVLGPEIDKPEKRARLAFLSRDATRIPG; encoded by the coding sequence GTGACATCTGAATCCACCGCGCAGGACCCCGCCCATGCGGACGGCGTCCGGCCCCGCGAGGCCGTGTTCGAGCAGGTCGTCGAGGGCTTCGGGACCGTACGCGTCGTGCCGGTGGATCCCGCCGCCGATGCCGGTCTGATCCACAGCTGGGTCACCGAGGAACGCGCCCGCTACTGGGGCATGACCGACCACAGCCGCGAGCAGGTGCTGGAGACATACGAGTATCTCGACTCGCTCACAACCCACCACGCCTTTCTCGTCCACAGGGACGGCGAGCCGGTCGCCCTTTTCCAGTCGTACGAGCCGGACGCCGACCCCGTGGGTGAGTGCTACGACGTGCAGCCCGGCGACTTCGGCATCCACCTCCTGATCGGCCCGGCGAACGGCGCCACGGAGCGAGGCTTCACCGGCAATCTGCTCGCCGCGTTCACCGCCTACGTCCTCGCAGACCCGGCACACCGGCGGATCGTCGTCGAGCCGGACGCGCGCAACACGAAGGCCATCGAGCGCATGGTCCGGGCCGGTTTTGTGCTCGGACCCGAGATCGACAAGCCGGAGAAGCGGGCCCGGCTCGCCTTTCTCAGCCGCGACGCGACAAGGATTCCCGGCTGA
- a CDS encoding IS701 family transposase, translated as MDLGEIEELRENLGEFVAEAFASLKRKDQRGWGDCYLRGLMLDGRRKSIQPMAERLPDGNMQALQQFVSQSTWDHVPVLRSVATKVASEISPEAWVIDDTSFPKAGDQSAGAARQWCGALGKKSLCQVGVSLHAVTDAASVPLNWRLFLPAEWADPADGRRAKAGVPAEVGHREKWRLALDAIDEALGWGLPGRVVVADAGYGQMHAFRAGLADRGLDYAVAVRGDISAHPGQAVPIAPEREGRMGAPRLPRYREPARSLKDLVTTAGRRRLRRCTWRQGSRGAMTSRFIVLEVRPAGVAATKAAREEAGGRAGWDGVLPAETLIAEWPPHQDEPTDYWLTSLPADTALRHLVRMAKIRWRIEHDYRELKHGLGLDHFEGRTWRGWHHHVTLVTAAHAFLTLRRLDPKAQAPA; from the coding sequence GTGGATCTTGGGGAGATCGAGGAACTGCGGGAGAACCTTGGCGAGTTCGTTGCCGAGGCGTTCGCGTCGTTGAAGCGAAAGGATCAGCGCGGGTGGGGGGACTGTTACTTGCGTGGGCTGATGCTGGACGGGCGGCGCAAGTCGATCCAGCCGATGGCCGAGCGGCTGCCGGACGGCAACATGCAGGCGTTGCAGCAGTTCGTCAGCCAGTCGACGTGGGACCACGTTCCGGTGCTGCGGTCCGTTGCGACGAAGGTGGCCTCGGAGATCTCTCCGGAGGCGTGGGTGATCGACGACACCTCCTTCCCCAAGGCGGGAGACCAGTCGGCGGGGGCGGCCCGCCAGTGGTGCGGGGCTTTGGGCAAGAAGTCGCTGTGCCAGGTGGGAGTGAGCCTGCACGCGGTCACCGACGCCGCCTCCGTGCCGCTGAACTGGCGGCTGTTCCTGCCCGCCGAGTGGGCTGATCCGGCCGATGGGCGTCGCGCGAAGGCAGGGGTGCCCGCGGAGGTTGGGCACCGGGAGAAGTGGCGTCTGGCCCTGGACGCGATTGATGAGGCGCTCGGGTGGGGGCTGCCCGGCCGGGTCGTGGTGGCTGATGCCGGATACGGCCAGATGCATGCCTTCCGTGCCGGGCTGGCCGATCGCGGCCTGGACTACGCCGTGGCGGTTCGCGGTGACATCAGCGCTCACCCCGGGCAGGCCGTGCCCATCGCGCCGGAACGAGAAGGGCGGATGGGCGCCCCACGGCTGCCCCGTTACCGCGAGCCGGCCCGCTCCCTGAAAGACCTGGTCACGACCGCCGGGCGGCGTCGGCTGCGGCGTTGCACCTGGCGCCAGGGCAGCAGAGGCGCGATGACCAGCCGGTTCATCGTGCTGGAGGTCCGCCCGGCCGGTGTCGCGGCGACGAAGGCAGCGCGGGAGGAAGCCGGTGGCCGTGCCGGGTGGGACGGCGTTCTGCCCGCCGAGACCCTGATCGCCGAATGGCCGCCGCACCAGGATGAGCCCACTGACTACTGGCTGACCAGCCTCCCCGCCGACACCGCGCTGCGACACCTGGTCCGCATGGCGAAGATCCGCTGGCGGATCGAACACGACTACCGCGAACTCAAGCACGGGCTGGGCCTGGACCACTTCGAAGGCCGCACCTGGCGCGGCTGGCACCACCACGTCACCCTCGTCACCGCCGCCCACGCCTTCCTCACCCTCCGGCGCCTGGACCCAAAAGCCCAAGCGCCGGCCTGA
- a CDS encoding DUF397 domain-containing protein gives MAESTTTTQRFSGWDKPELDLSNADWQSSSQGTGDVQIAFVEGFIAMRNGGRPESPSLIFSPAEWRAFVLNAREGEFDLT, from the coding sequence GTGGCCGAGAGCACGACTACCACGCAGAGGTTTTCGGGCTGGGACAAGCCGGAACTGGATCTCAGCAATGCCGACTGGCAGTCCAGCAGTCAGGGAACGGGAGACGTCCAGATCGCCTTCGTCGAGGGCTTCATCGCGATGCGCAACGGCGGCCGGCCGGAGAGCCCGTCGCTCATCTTCAGTCCTGCCGAATGGCGGGCCTTCGTCCTGAACGCCCGCGAGGGGGAGTTCGACCTCACCTAG
- a CDS encoding aminoglycoside phosphotransferase family protein encodes MYTASSSVSAPHRPQRTAVPAVGTGPFLDPTHAGRARRPAGTVGQPLSGRIDLSGPQGAQLRMAVASVHRICPEFHPVQVLRRSGRSVLIVGTTGRTTAVAKCLLDHSPAWAERLRHEIAAYRAFVRHRPPVRVPRLIAADPDNCTLVIERMPGRAAALARHPAEAPPRADVRAALGAIARLNSWRPPAGMFDTPLDYPSRIARYHELGLFTDRDLGDLQKLLHGLAHAGGRQGMGQFCHGDALLSNILLSPTGPVLVDWEHAGWYLPGYDLATLWSVLGDTPVARRQISQLAQQAGPAARDAFLVNLMLVLTREIRTYETAVQRTMRDAPPAGAGQVPSGGLSAGEEQRLLLRRLHDDCAMARRAVRAAVGTR; translated from the coding sequence ATGTACACAGCATCGTCCTCCGTGTCCGCTCCTCACCGGCCGCAGCGGACCGCTGTCCCGGCCGTCGGCACCGGGCCGTTCCTCGACCCCACTCACGCCGGCCGGGCTCGACGTCCCGCGGGGACGGTCGGCCAACCCCTCAGCGGGAGAATCGACTTGTCCGGCCCTCAGGGCGCACAGCTGCGTATGGCTGTCGCGTCGGTGCACCGCATCTGCCCGGAGTTCCATCCGGTGCAGGTGCTGCGCCGCAGCGGACGTTCCGTACTGATTGTCGGCACCACCGGGCGGACGACGGCGGTCGCCAAGTGCTTACTGGACCACTCGCCCGCCTGGGCCGAGCGGCTCCGCCACGAAATAGCTGCATATCGCGCCTTCGTCCGGCACCGCCCACCAGTGCGGGTCCCACGGCTCATCGCCGCGGATCCCGACAACTGCACACTGGTGATCGAGCGGATGCCGGGCCGGGCGGCGGCCCTTGCACGGCACCCGGCCGAGGCTCCGCCCCGTGCCGATGTACGGGCCGCCCTCGGCGCGATCGCGCGACTGAACTCCTGGCGCCCGCCCGCCGGGATGTTCGACACCCCGCTCGACTATCCGTCGCGCATCGCGCGCTACCACGAGCTGGGGCTGTTCACCGACCGCGACCTCGGGGATCTGCAGAAGCTGCTGCACGGTCTGGCGCACGCCGGCGGGCGGCAGGGCATGGGCCAGTTCTGTCACGGCGACGCACTGCTCTCCAACATCCTGCTGTCGCCCACGGGTCCGGTACTGGTCGACTGGGAGCACGCCGGCTGGTATCTGCCCGGCTACGACCTGGCGACGCTGTGGTCCGTGCTGGGGGACACGCCGGTGGCGCGCCGTCAGATCAGTCAGCTGGCACAGCAGGCGGGACCGGCGGCGCGTGACGCGTTCCTGGTGAATCTGATGCTGGTACTGACCCGGGAGATCCGTACGTACGAGACGGCCGTGCAGCGGACGATGCGGGACGCGCCGCCCGCGGGCGCGGGCCAGGTTCCGTCCGGCGGACTGTCGGCCGGTGAGGAGCAGCGGCTGCTGCTGCGGCGGCTGCACGACGACTGCGCGATGGCCCGTCGGGCTGTGCGCGCGGCGGTCGGCACTCGCTGA